In one Macaca nemestrina isolate mMacNem1 chromosome 2, mMacNem.hap1, whole genome shotgun sequence genomic region, the following are encoded:
- the LOC105480129 gene encoding DNA-directed RNA polymerases I, II, and III subunit RPABC3 has protein sequence MAGILFEDIFDVKDIDPEGKKFDRVSRLHCESESFKMDLILDVNIQIYPVDLGDKFRLVIASTLYEDGTLDDGEYNPTDDRPSRADQFEYVMYGKVYRIEGDETSTEAATRLSAYVSYGGLLMRLQGDANNLHGFEVDSRVYLLMKKLAF, from the exons ATGGCGGGCATCCTCTTTGAAGATATTTTCGATGTGAAGGATATTGACCCGGAGGGCAAGAAGTTTGACCGAG TGTCTCGACTGCATTGTGAGAGTGAATCTTTCAAGATGGATCTAATCTTAGATGTAAACATTCAAATTTACCCTGTAGACTTGG GTGACAAGTTCCGGTTGGTCATAGCTAGTACCTTGTATGAAGATGGTACCCTGGATGATGGTGAATACAACCCCACTGATGATAGGCCTTCCAG GGCTGACCAATTTGAGTATGTAATGTATGGAAAAGTGTACAGGATTGAGGGAGACGAAACTTCTACTGAAGCAGCAACACGCCT CTCTGCCTATGTGTCCTATGGGGGCCTGCTCATGAGGCTGCAGGGGGATGCCAACAACCTGCATGGATTCGAGGTGGATTCCAGAGTTTATCTCCTGATGAAGAAGCTAGCCTTCTGA